The following proteins are co-located in the Desulfatitalea tepidiphila genome:
- a CDS encoding CaiB/BaiF CoA transferase family protein: MTTRQKGELMDNIGPLEGIRVVEFTSAWAGPYATCLLGFLGAEVIKVESRQRPDHSRIISFTTGKAFQTLDESEVFNNLNLNKRSVCLNLKMPEAVEIAKKLIQVSDVVMENMRPGVVPRLGLGYEDARAIKPDIIYISSSACGQTGPDREYIGYAPTFAALAGLPHVTGYPDWPPSNFLGSIDLRSACTSAFAILAALYYHQQTGEGQYIDLASQEAIATYAGDIFLDYVMNQRVPMRQGNRNDVMAPHNCYRCRGEDKWISIAVATQPEWENLCRTMGRSDLIDDPRFAGNARRKANEAELDTIMSAWTGDKDPYDVMALLQHAGVAATPSMSSEALFNDPHLKERKVFRQVDHPVIGKNWVIAPPWQFSETPAAIRSCGPRIGEHTEEIFKDYLGMSSDEIARLKNGNVIY; this comes from the coding sequence ATGACAACAAGACAAAAAGGGGAACTCATGGACAATATCGGCCCCTTGGAGGGTATCCGGGTCGTTGAATTCACATCGGCCTGGGCCGGTCCTTACGCCACCTGTCTGCTCGGCTTTCTGGGCGCCGAAGTGATCAAGGTGGAAAGCCGGCAACGACCGGACCATTCGAGGATAATCTCTTTTACGACGGGAAAGGCATTTCAAACCCTCGATGAATCGGAAGTCTTCAACAATCTGAATCTGAACAAGCGCAGCGTCTGCCTGAACCTGAAAATGCCCGAAGCGGTGGAAATCGCCAAAAAGCTCATCCAGGTCAGCGATGTGGTCATGGAAAATATGCGACCGGGTGTGGTGCCGCGTCTCGGCCTGGGGTATGAGGATGCCCGAGCGATCAAGCCGGACATTATCTACATCTCTTCTTCGGCGTGCGGCCAGACAGGACCGGACAGGGAGTATATCGGCTATGCACCGACCTTTGCCGCCCTGGCCGGATTGCCGCATGTGACCGGCTATCCCGATTGGCCCCCGAGTAACTTTCTCGGCTCCATCGATTTGAGAAGCGCGTGCACATCGGCCTTCGCCATCCTGGCCGCGCTCTATTATCATCAGCAGACCGGAGAGGGACAGTATATCGATCTGGCCTCCCAGGAGGCCATCGCCACATATGCCGGCGATATCTTCCTGGACTACGTGATGAACCAGCGGGTTCCCATGCGCCAGGGCAATCGGAACGACGTCATGGCACCGCATAACTGCTACCGCTGTAGAGGCGAGGACAAGTGGATCAGCATCGCGGTGGCCACCCAGCCGGAGTGGGAAAACCTGTGCCGCACAATGGGCCGAAGCGATCTCATCGACGATCCCCGGTTTGCCGGCAATGCCCGTCGCAAGGCGAACGAGGCCGAACTGGACACCATCATGTCCGCCTGGACCGGGGACAAGGATCCCTATGACGTGATGGCCCTGTTGCAACATGCCGGTGTTGCCGCCACGCCGTCCATGTCCAGTGAAGCGCTTTTCAACGATCCTCACCTGAAAGAGAGAAAGGTCTTTCGGCAGGTCGATCATCCCGTCATCGGCAAAAACTGGGTCATTGCACCGCCTTGGCAATTCTCCGAGACGCCGGCGGCCATCCGTTCGTGCGGTCCCAGGATAGGGGAGCACACCGAAGAAATCTTCAAGGACTATCTGGGGATGTCTTCGGATGAAATTGCCAGGTTGAAAAACGGCAATGTAATCTATTGA
- a CDS encoding CaiB/BaiF CoA transferase family protein, giving the protein MAPNALNGVKIIEFCTTISGAYCGKLMADLGAEVIKIEPPVIGDEARRRPPFQNDDPDPEKSGLFLYINTNKFGITLDPSKPKGKEIFERLVRQADILIEDHRPGEMEEMGLGYDTLKKSNPGLIMMAITPFGQTGPYKDYKAYQLNISHMSGQGYLLPLVAPDLDRAPVQIGGNSGNFDAGLTASLAVMAALFRRGASGKGQYIGMSKMEASIAMQRVESVTFPNSGINMSRKGESLRMSGNGIFPCKDGFVSIVTPEEHQWQNFMKLIGDPPWSKEPWCQNRFERGNHAEEINAYILEWMKDKPKEEIFRKGQAFSVPVAQINTAEDVVSSPHFNARGFFVEIDHPVMGKLEKFPSRPYRFSKTPWAVARPAPCLGEHNEMIFCEKLDYTTEDLETFKDAGII; this is encoded by the coding sequence ATGGCACCTAACGCGCTCAACGGCGTTAAGATCATCGAATTCTGCACCACTATCAGCGGTGCCTATTGCGGCAAATTGATGGCCGATCTCGGAGCGGAGGTGATCAAGATAGAGCCGCCGGTGATCGGAGACGAAGCGAGAAGAAGGCCGCCTTTCCAGAACGATGACCCGGACCCCGAAAAATCAGGGCTCTTTTTGTATATCAACACCAACAAGTTCGGCATCACCCTCGATCCGTCGAAGCCCAAAGGTAAAGAGATCTTTGAGCGGCTGGTCCGCCAGGCGGACATCCTGATCGAAGATCACCGACCCGGCGAGATGGAAGAGATGGGGCTCGGGTATGATACATTAAAAAAAAGCAATCCCGGTCTCATCATGATGGCCATTACGCCATTTGGCCAGACAGGCCCCTACAAGGACTATAAAGCCTACCAGCTGAACATCTCACACATGAGCGGGCAAGGCTATCTGCTGCCGCTGGTGGCGCCGGACCTGGATCGTGCGCCGGTTCAAATCGGGGGCAACAGCGGCAACTTCGATGCCGGGCTGACGGCTTCCCTTGCGGTCATGGCCGCCCTGTTCCGGCGGGGAGCGTCCGGCAAAGGGCAATACATCGGCATGTCGAAAATGGAAGCCTCGATCGCCATGCAGCGTGTGGAAAGCGTGACGTTTCCCAACAGCGGCATCAATATGAGTCGCAAGGGGGAGTCTCTGCGAATGAGCGGCAACGGAATATTTCCGTGTAAGGATGGTTTCGTCTCCATTGTGACTCCCGAAGAGCACCAGTGGCAAAATTTCATGAAACTGATCGGCGATCCCCCATGGTCTAAAGAGCCCTGGTGTCAAAACCGATTTGAGCGCGGCAACCATGCGGAGGAAATCAACGCCTATATCCTGGAGTGGATGAAGGACAAACCCAAGGAGGAGATCTTCAGAAAAGGCCAGGCGTTCAGTGTGCCGGTGGCACAGATCAACACGGCCGAAGACGTGGTGTCCTCCCCCCATTTCAATGCCCGGGGCTTTTTTGTGGAAATCGACCACCCGGTGATGGGAAAACTGGAGAAATTCCCATCTCGTCCCTACCGGTTCTCCAAAACCCCATGGGCGGTCGCAAGACCGGCCCCATGCCTGGGAGAGCATAACGAGATGATATTTTGTGAAAAGCTCGACTACACCACCGAAGATCTGGAAACTTTTAAAGATGCGGGAATCATATGA
- a CDS encoding long-chain-fatty-acid--CoA ligase, translating into MVPAISKAWFIQSFMGGNSSMVQGKNTFSRIWHQHYDYSVPVSIRYPQIAVHDLLQIPANALPDKAALYYEGVHITHRQYRDLVLRLANALASIGVKKGDRVGIQLPNCPQYLIAYYATLCLGGIVVNLNPAYTKNELALIVADTGLDTLFTLDESAVLVQGVCRDVHISRIIVTNRRMYAKDKKNEIACDMASGWYTFSSLLEGCGNNCRPRVEVDNEDPAVIQFTGGTTGVPKGVVLTHANLIAAVMQTSPRMYPILQFISPERRTALIIIPLYHVYGNLIANWALFNAATLILVPRFNADEIIDLLLKVEEITYFPAVPTILTALINHPRIGEIDLSRKIHIVNSGAAPCPVELIERLRDMGVFITEAWGMSETSGLGAFNPILGKKKSGSIGIPAPDNDIRIVDTEDGVTDVPQGQPGELLIKGPAVMKEYWNNPEETAGQLVDGWLHTGDVVIQDEDGFLFIVDRKKDMIIAGGFNIYPREVDEVLYGHPKIKDAVTVGIPDTYRGETVKSFIVPREGETITAEEIIAYCKEKMAPYKVPREIEFRASLPQSAAGKILRKILRDEEQNKQP; encoded by the coding sequence ATGGTGCCCGCCATTTCAAAAGCTTGGTTTATTCAATCATTCATGGGAGGAAATTCTTCAATGGTTCAAGGAAAAAACACGTTCTCGCGCATTTGGCACCAGCACTACGACTACAGCGTTCCAGTTTCAATTCGTTATCCGCAGATTGCTGTGCATGATCTTCTTCAGATTCCGGCAAATGCTCTACCGGACAAGGCGGCTTTGTACTACGAGGGCGTTCACATCACCCATCGACAATATCGTGACCTGGTGTTGCGTTTGGCCAATGCGCTGGCCTCTATCGGGGTCAAGAAAGGGGACCGGGTTGGCATTCAATTACCCAATTGTCCACAATATCTTATCGCCTACTATGCCACACTATGTCTGGGAGGCATTGTCGTTAATTTGAACCCAGCCTATACAAAAAACGAGCTTGCCTTGATTGTGGCCGATACGGGACTCGATACACTTTTTACGCTTGATGAATCAGCAGTTCTCGTCCAGGGGGTTTGTCGCGATGTTCACATCTCCAGAATTATCGTTACGAATCGACGAATGTATGCAAAAGATAAAAAGAATGAAATTGCCTGTGATATGGCATCGGGCTGGTATACGTTCTCATCGCTGTTGGAGGGGTGCGGCAATAACTGTAGGCCCCGTGTGGAGGTCGACAACGAGGACCCAGCTGTAATTCAGTTTACGGGCGGCACGACCGGGGTTCCCAAAGGTGTCGTACTCACCCATGCTAACCTGATCGCGGCCGTAATGCAAACCTCACCGCGTATGTATCCGATCTTGCAGTTCATCTCACCAGAGCGTCGTACTGCTCTGATTATTATTCCATTATATCACGTATATGGCAATTTGATCGCCAACTGGGCGCTTTTCAACGCAGCCACCCTTATTCTAGTACCACGATTTAACGCGGACGAGATCATCGATCTGCTCTTGAAGGTGGAAGAAATCACTTATTTTCCGGCCGTACCCACCATTCTGACCGCCCTGATCAATCATCCAAGAATCGGGGAAATTGATTTGAGTCGAAAGATTCACATCGTTAACTCCGGTGCAGCACCCTGCCCGGTCGAGCTGATTGAACGGCTGCGCGACATGGGTGTCTTTATCACCGAAGCCTGGGGAATGAGTGAAACATCGGGTTTGGGCGCCTTCAACCCTATTCTAGGCAAAAAGAAATCCGGCAGTATAGGTATTCCTGCGCCCGACAACGACATCCGTATTGTGGACACAGAAGATGGCGTCACCGATGTCCCCCAGGGGCAGCCCGGAGAGTTGCTCATCAAGGGTCCTGCGGTCATGAAGGAGTACTGGAACAATCCAGAAGAGACGGCTGGTCAACTGGTTGACGGATGGCTCCATACCGGCGATGTCGTCATACAGGACGAAGATGGTTTTCTATTTATCGTCGACCGAAAAAAAGACATGATTATCGCAGGAGGGTTTAACATCTATCCGCGCGAGGTCGACGAAGTACTATATGGACATCCCAAAATCAAAGACGCCGTCACTGTCGGCATTCCAGATACCTATCGAGGTGAAACAGTCAAGAGTTTCATTGTTCCAAGGGAAGGTGAAACTATCACGGCCGAAGAGATCATCGCCTATTGCAAAGAGAAAATGGCACCTTACAAGGTGCCACGCGAGATCGAATTCAGGGCCTCACTGCCACAGTCGGCGGCCGGAAAAATACTGCGGAAGATTTTAAGAGACGAGGAACAGAATAAGCAGCCATAA
- a CDS encoding TAXI family TRAP transporter solute-binding subunit yields MKRTLLFGWLIGFITMMLSWSPAAFAGNETKQAFKWPSFLRIATPTTQSASFASVNGWGPILQSETGMNVRVVPEDSEIRRYIRFALNKEFELVSTSIAEVGLSIQGESGYAIQEAAQQRAVWHHNDTPWSFAVRGDSKYKTIFDLKQKGVRVALSSQSPPMMLAVQEALPAFLGWTKEEAAANWTFVPVGSYAENCRAVTDGKADVSYMTPISSITYEMEAHPLKIRWLAMPADNQAGWDGYLKVRPTVIPNKIDFGVPSAIGVEAMTSPFIFWTRPDVDQETVYQLTKWLHERFEQYKGVHAINARMSMTHTRKFLDRSPFPVAEGTIRYLREIGQWSEADDKWNQAQIELMDRWIAARNATLAEAKSKKVKLHWENKEYLDILKKHTEGLPVFKTRM; encoded by the coding sequence ATGAAAAGAACATTGCTATTCGGATGGTTGATCGGCTTCATCACTATGATGTTGAGTTGGAGTCCTGCGGCTTTTGCCGGGAATGAAACCAAGCAGGCCTTTAAGTGGCCTTCCTTTTTGAGGATCGCCACACCAACCACCCAAAGCGCCAGTTTCGCCTCAGTCAATGGTTGGGGGCCGATCCTGCAGTCAGAAACCGGCATGAACGTCCGCGTCGTTCCAGAGGACAGCGAGATTCGCAGATATATCCGATTTGCCTTGAATAAAGAGTTCGAGTTGGTTTCGACCTCCATAGCCGAAGTTGGCCTATCCATTCAAGGTGAAAGCGGTTACGCCATCCAAGAAGCAGCGCAACAGCGTGCAGTTTGGCACCACAACGATACCCCTTGGAGTTTTGCGGTCAGGGGTGACTCGAAATATAAAACAATCTTCGATTTAAAGCAAAAAGGGGTGCGGGTGGCGCTTTCTTCACAGTCGCCGCCCATGATGCTGGCGGTACAGGAAGCCTTGCCGGCTTTTCTCGGATGGACCAAGGAAGAAGCCGCCGCAAACTGGACATTCGTGCCGGTCGGCAGCTACGCTGAAAACTGCCGGGCTGTCACCGATGGAAAAGCCGATGTGAGCTATATGACTCCCATCAGCTCTATCACTTACGAAATGGAAGCCCATCCCCTTAAAATTCGATGGCTTGCTATGCCTGCCGACAATCAGGCCGGATGGGATGGTTACCTGAAGGTACGACCTACAGTTATTCCAAACAAAATTGACTTCGGCGTTCCATCCGCGATCGGGGTCGAGGCGATGACCTCCCCTTTTATTTTCTGGACAAGGCCCGACGTCGACCAAGAGACAGTCTACCAGTTGACCAAGTGGCTTCACGAGCGTTTTGAACAATATAAGGGTGTGCACGCCATCAACGCAAGAATGTCGATGACACATACGCGCAAGTTTCTGGATCGCAGCCCATTCCCCGTTGCCGAAGGAACCATTCGCTATCTGCGTGAGATCGGCCAATGGTCCGAAGCGGATGACAAGTGGAATCAAGCTCAGATTGAGCTGATGGACCGATGGATTGCCGCGCGAAATGCAACCCTTGCGGAAGCAAAATCCAAGAAGGTCAAGCTGCACTGGGAAAACAAGGAATACCTCGATATTCTCAAAAAGCACACGGAAGGTCTTCCGGTGTTTAAGACCCGCATGTAA